From the Archangium lipolyticum genome, one window contains:
- a CDS encoding HEAT repeat domain-containing protein has translation MTRMSHGHRSTGWRVALLAAAAWLLPAGASAAGTDKTPLRQVTCSFTGMVDELRAALKSGSPAYRKYVKERLKVAARAMPADELLAVIQQERDADTLEALGAALAGKASFSEDATLLQPLLARAAGDADPGLRAAAVRGLRGTGSVDAMAKNGGVVTYEQLIRDSAPEVRQAVVENLVHESAKVYFGHDRTVSETAVNTALAAKDPEVAAKLLSEVSMEQVGHGTVEQLRQQLRSDNASLRGAAATALGGVPGAESASVRDSLVELYRTDKDPAVRKAALQGIVRLGMGGALSTLESLRGVAPAMDPEIDAWRTALGMNLQEWELLLREKERLRK, from the coding sequence ATGACTCGCATGTCTCATGGACACCGCTCCACCGGCTGGCGCGTGGCGCTGCTCGCCGCCGCGGCCTGGCTGCTGCCCGCCGGCGCCTCCGCCGCCGGCACCGACAAGACGCCCCTGCGCCAGGTGACGTGCTCGTTCACCGGCATGGTGGACGAGCTGCGCGCGGCGCTGAAGTCCGGCTCGCCCGCCTACCGCAAGTACGTGAAGGAGCGGCTGAAGGTGGCCGCCCGGGCCATGCCCGCCGACGAGCTGCTCGCCGTCATCCAGCAGGAGAGGGATGCCGACACGCTGGAGGCCCTGGGCGCGGCCCTGGCCGGCAAGGCCAGCTTCAGCGAGGACGCCACGCTCCTCCAGCCGCTGCTCGCGCGCGCGGCGGGGGATGCCGATCCGGGCCTGCGCGCCGCGGCGGTGCGAGGGCTGCGCGGCACCGGCTCGGTGGACGCGATGGCGAAGAACGGCGGCGTGGTGACGTACGAGCAGCTCATCCGCGACAGCGCGCCCGAGGTGCGCCAGGCGGTGGTGGAGAACCTCGTCCACGAGAGCGCGAAGGTGTACTTCGGCCACGACCGCACCGTGTCCGAGACGGCCGTCAACACGGCGCTGGCCGCGAAGGACCCCGAGGTGGCCGCGAAGCTGCTGTCCGAGGTCTCCATGGAGCAGGTGGGCCACGGCACGGTGGAGCAGCTCCGCCAGCAGCTGCGCTCGGACAACGCGAGCCTGCGCGGGGCGGCGGCGACGGCGCTCGGCGGCGTGCCCGGGGCGGAGTCCGCGAGCGTGCGCGACTCGCTCGTCGAGCTCTACCGCACGGACAAGGACCCGGCGGTGCGCAAGGCGGCGCTCCAGGGAATCGTCCGGCTGGGCATGGGCGGCGCGCTGTCCACGCTCGAGTCGCTGCGGGGCGTGGCGCCCGCGATGGATCCGGAGATCGACGCCTGGCGGACCGCGCTCGGGATGAACCTCCAGGAGTGGGAGCTGCTGCTCCGGGAGAAGGAGCGTCTGCGCAAGTAA
- a CDS encoding M23 family metallopeptidase, which translates to MNVKKMLYAAVALTAGWAGVAVSATAKGPICETTANVNSTTYYNCSGSSHTALDMGNASCGEWNHRAMLSGSYYYRYYGGCAAACYGSTCNGGAGNYYVVTGSNGWEHRQLHIYANVSSGSKTCDGCALGLVGGTGSATGPHVHADNRQYGTRKSAWYTSKGTTCGSSAYCGNVVGYPTLQ; encoded by the coding sequence ATGAACGTGAAGAAGATGCTGTACGCCGCCGTGGCCCTCACGGCCGGCTGGGCGGGCGTGGCCGTCTCCGCCACCGCGAAGGGTCCCATCTGCGAGACCACCGCGAACGTGAACTCGACCACGTACTACAACTGCTCGGGCAGCAGCCACACCGCGCTCGACATGGGCAACGCGTCCTGCGGTGAGTGGAACCACCGCGCCATGCTCTCCGGCAGCTACTACTACCGGTACTACGGCGGCTGTGCGGCGGCCTGCTACGGCTCGACCTGCAACGGCGGCGCGGGCAACTACTACGTCGTCACCGGCTCCAACGGCTGGGAGCACCGCCAGCTTCACATCTACGCCAACGTCAGCTCCGGCTCGAAGACGTGCGACGGCTGCGCGCTGGGCCTCGTGGGCGGCACCGGCAGCGCCACCGGCCCGCACGTGCACGCGGACAACCGTCAGTACGGCACCCGCAAGTCGGCCTGGTACACCAGCAAGGGCACCACCTGCGGCTCCAGCGCCTACTGCGGCAACGTGGTCGGCTACCCCACGCTTCAGTAG
- a CDS encoding DUF5335 domain-containing protein: MQHHTREIPREVWSDYLTLLSSIERDHQVRVEAGSPDLGEQTVAASLPLVDISVEEKGSDEGAIEVTVGRPGEEITHRILHPEHVWAEESDSGDIECLDIEDSDHVKTLIYFEPRLGLEEGLSQQV, encoded by the coding sequence ATGCAGCATCACACGCGAGAGATTCCCCGCGAGGTGTGGTCCGACTACCTCACCCTGCTGAGCAGCATCGAGCGGGACCACCAGGTCCGTGTCGAGGCAGGGAGTCCGGACCTGGGCGAGCAGACGGTGGCCGCGAGCCTGCCGCTGGTGGACATCTCCGTCGAGGAGAAGGGCAGCGACGAGGGGGCCATCGAGGTGACGGTGGGACGGCCCGGCGAGGAGATCACCCACCGCATCCTGCACCCGGAGCACGTCTGGGCCGAGGAGAGCGACAGCGGAGACATCGAGTGCCTGGACATCGAGGACTCGGACCACGTGAAGACGCTCATCTACTTCGAGCCGCGGCTGGGGCTCGAGGAGGGCCTGTCCCAGCAGGTGTAG
- a CDS encoding M57 family metalloprotease, with amino-acid sequence MRKLSMALLAGVALVGCGGPEAAEQQIPTFEEFQAQAIKDEGDVYVVNGDEAVEGVQGLREYYDNFVANGDVGTAEGGLAVYYVSGRDIKWSATAARNITYCVSSSSFGSRYNTVVSAMNSATAAWEATANVNFVHSSSYDSNCTASQSAVVFDVRQVSGAGYVARAFFPNSSRSARNVLIDTSAFGSSGSWTLTGVLRHELGHTLGFRHEHTRSTSSGCYEDNQWRALTSTYDRASVMHYPQCNGTQTGDLVLTSLDKTGARALYP; translated from the coding sequence ATGCGCAAGCTTTCGATGGCGTTGCTGGCTGGTGTGGCTCTTGTTGGTTGCGGTGGCCCCGAGGCCGCCGAGCAGCAGATCCCGACGTTCGAGGAGTTCCAGGCCCAGGCCATCAAGGACGAGGGCGACGTCTACGTCGTCAACGGCGACGAGGCCGTCGAGGGCGTGCAGGGTCTGCGCGAGTACTATGACAACTTCGTTGCCAACGGCGACGTAGGTACCGCCGAGGGCGGGCTGGCCGTGTATTACGTGAGCGGCCGCGACATCAAGTGGAGCGCCACCGCGGCCCGCAACATCACCTACTGCGTGAGCTCCTCCTCGTTCGGCTCGCGCTACAACACCGTGGTGAGCGCGATGAACAGCGCGACCGCGGCCTGGGAGGCCACCGCCAACGTCAACTTCGTGCACAGCAGCAGCTACGACTCCAACTGCACCGCGTCCCAGTCGGCGGTGGTGTTCGACGTGCGCCAGGTGAGCGGCGCCGGCTACGTGGCGCGCGCGTTCTTCCCGAACTCCAGCCGCTCGGCCCGCAACGTCCTCATCGACACCAGCGCCTTCGGCAGCTCGGGCTCCTGGACCCTGACGGGCGTGCTGCGCCACGAGCTGGGCCACACGCTCGGCTTCCGCCACGAGCACACCCGCTCCACCTCCTCCGGCTGCTACGAGGACAACCAGTGGCGCGCGCTGACCAGCACCTACGACCGCGCCTCCGTCATGCACTACCCCCAGTGCAACGGCACCCAGACGGGCGACCTCGTGCTGACCAGCCTGGACAAGACCGGCGCCCGCGCGCTGTACCCGTAA
- a CDS encoding M57 family metalloprotease → MRKLSMALLAGVALVGCGGPEVAEQKIPTFEEFQASAIKDEGDVYVVNGDEAVEGVQGLRAYYDNYVANGEVGTANGELAVYYIGGDIKWSSTAARNLTYCVSSSSFGSRYSTVVSAMNNAAAAWEATANVNFVHSSAYDSNCTASQTAVVFDVRQVTGAGYTARAFFPNSSRSARNVLIDSSAFGNMGVWTLTGVLRHELGHTLGFRHEHTRLSSTGCYEDANWRALTSYDSSSVMHYPQCRGTQTGDLVLTSLDKSGARALYP, encoded by the coding sequence ATGCGCAAGCTTTCGATGGCGTTGCTGGCTGGTGTGGCCCTCGTTGGTTGCGGTGGTCCCGAGGTCGCCGAGCAGAAGATCCCCACGTTCGAGGAGTTCCAGGCCTCGGCCATCAAGGACGAGGGCGACGTCTACGTCGTCAACGGCGACGAGGCCGTCGAGGGCGTCCAGGGGCTGCGCGCGTACTACGACAACTACGTGGCCAACGGCGAAGTGGGCACCGCCAATGGCGAGCTGGCCGTGTACTACATCGGCGGTGACATCAAGTGGAGCTCCACCGCGGCTCGCAACCTCACCTACTGCGTGAGCTCCTCCTCCTTCGGTTCGCGCTACAGCACCGTCGTGAGCGCGATGAACAACGCGGCCGCGGCCTGGGAGGCCACCGCCAACGTCAACTTCGTGCACAGCAGCGCCTACGACTCCAACTGCACCGCGTCCCAGACGGCGGTGGTGTTCGACGTGCGCCAGGTGACCGGCGCCGGTTACACCGCGCGCGCGTTCTTCCCGAACTCCAGCCGCTCGGCCCGCAACGTCCTCATCGACAGCAGCGCCTTCGGCAACATGGGCGTCTGGACGCTGACCGGCGTGCTGCGCCACGAGCTGGGCCACACCCTCGGCTTCCGCCACGAGCACACCCGGCTGAGCAGCACCGGCTGCTACGAGGACGCCAACTGGCGCGCGCTGACCAGCTACGACTCGTCCTCCGTCATGCACTACCCGCAGTGCAGGGGCACCCAGACGGGCGACCTCGTGCTGACCAGCCTCGACAAGTCCGGCGCCCGCGCGCTGTACCCGTAG
- a CDS encoding Rieske 2Fe-2S domain-containing protein, which translates to MPDVTRFFHPVLPSRKLKEKPVRVELAGRAYVLFRDAQGRPAALADACPHRLAPLSAGRVTPEGRLECPYHGWLFDADGHGRSPSQPDLKKCDARSFQLVERFDSLWLAARDAPPSAFPDFVPQGYDFNGTFSMLFRAPLHVALDNFSEDEHTPFVHTRLGWSRAQTKDIEYEAHNFDDRTEVRYSAPQRPSYLIPLLLLRNGDIFHNHWVTRFDPVRTDYTITWTSPTGQQRPFVNRAVIFFVPETASTTRLHFFSFVQLHDERLRPLMPLMRRAALLLSWFEVRDDARFIPLVAHTPYSMKGMRLGKYDKPLIHHRKLLERIYFAQADASTSSEPAQGPEAAHG; encoded by the coding sequence ATGCCCGACGTCACCCGCTTCTTCCACCCCGTTCTGCCCTCCCGGAAGCTCAAGGAGAAGCCGGTGCGCGTGGAGCTCGCCGGCCGCGCCTACGTCCTCTTCCGCGATGCCCAGGGCCGCCCCGCCGCGCTCGCCGATGCCTGCCCCCACCGTCTGGCCCCGCTGTCCGCCGGCCGTGTCACCCCCGAGGGCCGCCTCGAGTGCCCCTACCACGGCTGGCTCTTCGACGCCGACGGCCACGGCCGCAGCCCCAGCCAGCCCGACCTCAAGAAGTGCGACGCGCGCTCCTTCCAGCTCGTCGAGCGCTTCGACTCCCTGTGGCTCGCCGCCCGGGACGCGCCCCCCTCCGCCTTCCCCGACTTCGTTCCCCAGGGCTACGACTTCAACGGCACCTTCTCCATGCTCTTCCGCGCGCCGCTACACGTGGCCCTCGACAACTTCAGCGAGGACGAGCACACCCCCTTCGTCCACACCCGCCTCGGGTGGAGCCGCGCCCAGACGAAGGACATCGAGTACGAGGCCCACAACTTCGATGACCGCACCGAGGTGCGCTACAGCGCGCCCCAGCGGCCCTCGTACCTGATTCCCCTGTTGCTGCTGCGCAACGGTGACATCTTCCACAACCACTGGGTGACGCGCTTCGACCCCGTGCGCACCGACTACACCATCACCTGGACGAGCCCCACCGGCCAGCAGCGCCCCTTCGTCAACCGCGCCGTCATCTTCTTCGTGCCGGAGACGGCGAGCACCACGCGCCTGCACTTCTTCTCCTTCGTCCAGCTCCACGACGAGCGCCTGCGCCCGCTCATGCCGCTGATGCGTCGCGCCGCCCTCCTACTGAGCTGGTTCGAGGTCCGCGACGACGCCCGCTTCATCCCCCTGGTGGCCCACACCCCCTACAGCATGAAGGGCATGCGGCTGGGCAAGTACGACAAGCCCCTCATCCACCACCGCAAGCTGCTCGAGCGCATCTACTTCGCCCAGGCCGACGCCAGCACCTCGTCCGAGCCCGCCCAGGGGCCCGAGGCCGCCCACGGCTGA
- a CDS encoding phospholipase D-like domain-containing protein — translation MTLESLLLEVWPHVAAAFAVVANLLATGHAVLRKRDVRAAVAWVGLVWLVPLVGVVLYLLLGINRIRRRGRSLALRQEHGQFPPRPEVTACTPEELAVAMLPAAHLASLARLVDEVVHHRPLLPGNRLVPLEAGAGAYPAMLDAIEAARTSISLCSYIFDNDEAGRRFVEALGRAVKRGVQVRVLIDALGARYDWPPITGRLRRAGVRVARFLPTLLMPARLPFMNLRNHRKLLVVDGRVGFTGGMNIREHFLPGHGDARDLHFRVEGPVVGQLQETFAEDWAFTTKERLQGEAWFPPLEPVGPVLARGIPDGPDEDFETLRWTLLGALACARSTVRIVTPYFIPDSALVTALNVAALRGVRVDVVLPERLNLPVVQWAATAQLWQVMRPNCRIFLTAPPFDHTKLMVVDGVWSLVGSANWDPRSLRLNFEFDVECYDPELAMRLEGLIEERLKRARQLTQEELSARSLPIRLRDGVARLLSPYL, via the coding sequence ATGACGCTGGAATCGCTGCTCCTGGAGGTCTGGCCCCACGTGGCGGCGGCGTTCGCGGTGGTGGCCAACCTGCTGGCCACCGGGCACGCGGTACTGCGCAAGCGGGACGTGCGCGCGGCGGTGGCCTGGGTGGGGCTGGTGTGGCTGGTTCCGCTGGTGGGAGTGGTGCTGTACCTGCTGCTGGGCATCAACCGCATCCGCCGCCGGGGCCGCTCGCTGGCGCTGCGCCAGGAGCACGGCCAGTTTCCTCCGAGGCCGGAGGTGACGGCGTGCACCCCCGAGGAGCTCGCGGTGGCCATGCTCCCGGCGGCGCACCTGGCCTCGCTGGCCCGGCTGGTGGACGAGGTGGTGCACCACCGGCCCCTGCTGCCGGGCAACCGGCTCGTCCCCTTGGAGGCCGGAGCGGGCGCCTACCCGGCCATGCTGGACGCCATCGAGGCGGCGCGCACCTCCATCTCGCTGTGCAGCTACATCTTCGACAACGACGAGGCGGGCCGGCGCTTCGTGGAGGCCCTGGGGCGCGCGGTGAAGCGCGGGGTGCAGGTGCGGGTGCTCATCGACGCGCTGGGGGCGCGCTACGACTGGCCGCCCATCACCGGGCGCCTGCGCCGGGCGGGGGTGCGGGTGGCGCGCTTCCTCCCCACGCTGCTGATGCCGGCGCGCCTGCCCTTCATGAACCTGCGCAACCACCGCAAGCTGCTGGTGGTGGACGGGCGGGTGGGGTTCACCGGGGGGATGAACATCCGCGAGCACTTCCTGCCCGGCCATGGCGACGCGAGGGACCTGCACTTCCGGGTGGAGGGGCCGGTGGTGGGGCAGTTGCAGGAGACGTTCGCCGAGGACTGGGCCTTCACCACGAAGGAGCGCCTGCAAGGGGAGGCGTGGTTCCCGCCGCTGGAGCCCGTGGGGCCGGTGTTGGCGCGGGGGATTCCGGATGGCCCGGACGAGGACTTCGAGACCCTGCGCTGGACGCTGCTGGGGGCATTGGCGTGCGCGCGCTCCACGGTGCGCATCGTCACGCCCTACTTCATCCCGGACTCGGCGCTCGTCACGGCGCTGAACGTGGCGGCGCTGAGGGGCGTGCGGGTGGACGTGGTGCTACCCGAGCGCCTCAACCTCCCGGTGGTGCAGTGGGCCGCCACCGCGCAGCTGTGGCAGGTGATGCGCCCGAACTGCCGCATCTTCCTCACGGCGCCCCCGTTCGATCACACCAAGCTGATGGTGGTGGACGGGGTGTGGTCGCTGGTGGGCTCGGCGAACTGGGATCCGCGCTCGCTGCGGCTCAACTTCGAGTTCGACGTGGAGTGCTACGATCCGGAGCTCGCCATGCGGCTGGAGGGCCTCATCGAGGAGCGGCTGAAGCGTGCGCGGCAGCTCACCCAGGAGGAGCTGAGCGCCCGGTCCCTGCCCATCCGGCTGCGGGATGGCGTGGCCCGGCTGCTGTCGCCGTACCTGTAG
- a CDS encoding DUF2378 family protein — translation MPLEKQVFATTVEALFVRGLGARLSSEARARLLEAGLDLEHPLAISYPLEQWKTFVRIASEALYPDLSPSEAHGWMGEHFLEGYLQTFVGRVVAGLAPAFGLGLTLARISQDLRGGNNFSEVRLVDHSPQHVELWMNDVLCDHPSFMVGLILRAQQVAGAHDVHVEVLSFDATGCTFDIRWTEAVSRVANA, via the coding sequence ATGCCGCTGGAGAAACAGGTCTTCGCCACGACCGTCGAAGCGCTCTTCGTGCGCGGTCTGGGGGCGCGCCTGTCTTCCGAGGCCCGGGCCCGGTTGCTGGAGGCGGGGTTGGATCTGGAGCATCCACTCGCCATCTCCTACCCCCTGGAGCAGTGGAAGACGTTCGTGCGCATCGCCTCCGAGGCGCTCTACCCGGACCTGTCTCCCTCCGAGGCGCATGGCTGGATGGGGGAGCACTTCCTGGAGGGCTACCTCCAGACGTTCGTGGGGCGCGTGGTGGCGGGGCTCGCCCCGGCCTTCGGGCTCGGGTTGACGCTGGCGCGCATCAGTCAGGACCTCCGCGGCGGCAACAACTTCAGCGAGGTGCGGCTGGTGGACCACTCGCCGCAGCACGTCGAGCTGTGGATGAACGACGTCCTCTGCGACCACCCCTCCTTCATGGTGGGGCTCATCCTCCGGGCGCAGCAGGTGGCCGGCGCTCATGACGTGCACGTGGAAGTGCTGTCCTTCGACGCCACCGGCTGCACCTTCGACATCCGCTGGACGGAGGCCGTGTCCCGGGTGGCCAACGCCTGA